A region from the Stigmatella erecta genome encodes:
- a CDS encoding AHH domain-containing protein, with product MLGACRSAAARPGAHQHPRRYHQLIFDELLEATAACRSVVDCRAVLTAQLRRLAKQIATPGTELNQLVTQATPR from the coding sequence GTGCTCGGAGCGTGCCGAAGTGCGGCAGCACGGCCCGGAGCGCACCAGCACCCCAGGCGGTATCATCAGCTCATCTTTGACGAACTCCTCGAAGCCACGGCGGCCTGTCGCAGCGTCGTGGACTGCCGGGCGGTGTTGACTGCCCAGCTCCGGAGACTGGCCAAGCAGATCGCCACCCCGGGAACTGAACTGAACCAACTCGTCACCCAGGCCACGCCGCGATAA
- a CDS encoding acyl-CoA dehydrogenase family protein: MPTPFTAEHEAFRKTVRAWVEKELTPHALEWDRAGIFPKEIFKQAGELGFLGINHDPKYGGSGLDYWFVTAFCEELSRSQNAGVNMALLVQGQMATPIINEIGTDEQKREFLEPALKGERIAALGVSEPGVGSDVANMKTTARIDGDDYVINGSKMWITNGTRADFITLGVRTGEAGYGGISLVTFPTDVKGFSVSKKLDKVGNLSSDTAILYFEDCRIPRRYVLGEENAGFYSIMTNFQGERLVGALTAVAGMERMVEDALRYGTEREAFGRPLLKFQVWRHKFVEHLTGIEAAKRLTYHAVSVFDAKENAVKEISMAKLFAGDLAQRVAYDCQQFFGGMGYIEETPIARAWRDIRLITIGGGTSEVMKEILSKIYGF, translated from the coding sequence ATGCCCACCCCCTTCACCGCGGAGCACGAGGCCTTTCGCAAGACGGTCCGCGCCTGGGTCGAGAAGGAACTGACGCCGCACGCCCTGGAGTGGGACCGGGCGGGCATCTTCCCCAAGGAAATCTTCAAGCAGGCCGGCGAGCTGGGCTTCCTGGGCATCAACCACGATCCGAAGTACGGCGGCAGCGGGCTGGACTACTGGTTCGTGACGGCGTTCTGCGAGGAGCTGTCGCGCAGCCAGAACGCGGGCGTGAACATGGCGCTCTTGGTGCAGGGGCAGATGGCCACGCCCATCATCAACGAGATCGGCACCGACGAGCAGAAGCGCGAGTTCCTGGAGCCGGCGCTCAAGGGCGAGCGCATCGCCGCGCTGGGCGTGAGCGAGCCGGGCGTGGGCTCGGACGTGGCCAACATGAAGACCACGGCGCGCATCGACGGGGATGACTACGTCATCAACGGCTCGAAGATGTGGATCACCAACGGCACCCGGGCGGACTTCATCACCCTGGGGGTGCGCACGGGCGAGGCCGGCTACGGGGGTATCTCCCTGGTGACGTTCCCCACGGACGTGAAGGGCTTCTCGGTGTCCAAGAAGCTCGACAAGGTGGGCAACCTCTCCTCGGACACGGCCATCCTCTACTTCGAGGACTGCCGCATCCCCCGGCGCTACGTGCTGGGCGAGGAGAACGCGGGCTTCTACTCCATCATGACCAACTTCCAGGGCGAGCGGCTGGTGGGCGCGCTCACGGCGGTGGCGGGCATGGAGCGCATGGTGGAGGACGCGCTGCGCTACGGCACCGAGCGCGAGGCCTTCGGCAGGCCGCTGCTCAAGTTCCAGGTGTGGCGCCACAAGTTCGTCGAGCACCTCACGGGCATCGAGGCGGCCAAGCGGCTCACCTATCACGCGGTGTCGGTCTTCGACGCGAAGGAGAACGCGGTGAAGGAGATCTCCATGGCGAAGCTCTTCGCCGGAGACCTGGCGCAGCGCGTGGCCTACGACTGCCAGCAGTTCTTCGGAGGCATGGGCTACATCGAGGAGACGCCCATCGCCCGCGCGTGGCGGGACATCCGTCTCATCACCATCGGCGGTGGCACCTCCGAGGTGATGAAGGAGATCCTCTCGAAGATCTACGGCTTCTAA
- a CDS encoding AMP-binding protein has protein sequence MTETLFARLLAADPQRGLALFEDFGHRSSFLAYRQMPERIAASAEHFRAQGIQPGDRILFPFETSEAVVLSFLGLLALGAVPFSVKPYILSTPKGAYRDFLSRLSERHGVRRILDVPSLRALELSLERVPLPPAGARVEGARLREPGEDTLAFVQFSSGSTAFPKGVPITWGNLHANLRMIVEQGRLGAQDRCVSWLPLYHDMGLVGGMLSCLYGGCDTLLTPPMSFLMDPAGWLEFLSEHRATLAVIPNFAIDYTLKILNGLEAEDLQGLELSALRTVYLGSEPINIANLERFTERLAPQGLRREAIKPCYGMAEVVLMVSCVGDEGWRVVTGPSGQPAISVGRPLSEFEVRLRTEEGRVCGERELGQIELRRGSLARTYYADERPLRDEEGFYPTGDLGFVEGGELFITGRLNDRIKINGQSYFSSDFEQAIERLPFIRSGRTAVLQAQGRVVVLAEVSRPEVLEHRPESQKQVAAAILEAVGVTVAHEDVLFIRYGQLLKTSSGKLQRRALTEAFEQGRIRVATAPQLRADLLKLRAQRLFLGPVFEVRQRGGRLLRSGAQWLRQGKARLVAGVWPRPRS, from the coding sequence ATGACCGAGACCCTCTTCGCCCGGCTCCTGGCGGCGGATCCCCAGCGGGGCCTGGCCCTGTTCGAGGATTTTGGCCACCGGTCCTCGTTTCTCGCCTACCGGCAGATGCCGGAGCGGATCGCCGCCAGCGCGGAGCACTTCCGCGCCCAGGGCATCCAGCCCGGGGACCGGATCCTCTTTCCCTTCGAGACGTCCGAGGCGGTCGTCCTCTCGTTCCTCGGGTTGCTGGCGCTGGGGGCGGTGCCGTTCTCGGTGAAGCCCTACATCCTCAGCACGCCCAAGGGTGCCTACCGGGACTTCCTCTCGAGGCTCTCCGAGCGGCACGGGGTGCGCCGCATCCTGGACGTGCCGAGCCTGCGCGCCCTGGAGCTGTCCCTGGAGCGGGTGCCCCTGCCGCCCGCTGGGGCGCGCGTGGAGGGGGCGCGCCTGCGGGAGCCAGGCGAGGACACGCTGGCCTTCGTGCAGTTCTCGTCGGGCTCGACGGCGTTCCCCAAGGGCGTGCCCATCACCTGGGGCAACCTGCACGCCAACCTGCGGATGATCGTCGAGCAGGGGCGGCTCGGCGCGCAGGACCGGTGCGTGAGCTGGTTGCCGCTGTACCACGACATGGGGCTGGTGGGCGGGATGCTGTCGTGCCTCTACGGGGGCTGTGACACGCTCCTCACCCCGCCCATGAGCTTCCTGATGGATCCGGCGGGCTGGCTGGAGTTCCTGTCCGAGCACCGCGCCACCCTGGCCGTCATCCCGAACTTCGCGATCGACTACACGCTGAAGATCCTGAACGGGCTGGAGGCCGAGGACCTTCAGGGGCTGGAGCTGTCGGCGCTGCGCACCGTGTACCTGGGCAGCGAGCCCATCAACATCGCCAACCTGGAGCGCTTCACGGAACGGCTCGCGCCGCAGGGGTTGCGGCGCGAGGCGATCAAGCCCTGCTACGGCATGGCCGAGGTGGTGCTGATGGTCTCGTGCGTGGGGGACGAGGGGTGGCGGGTGGTGACGGGGCCCAGCGGCCAGCCGGCCATCTCCGTGGGGCGCCCTCTGAGCGAGTTCGAGGTGCGGCTCCGGACCGAGGAGGGCCGCGTCTGTGGGGAGCGGGAACTGGGCCAGATCGAGCTGCGGCGCGGGAGCCTGGCGCGGACGTACTACGCGGACGAGCGCCCGCTGCGGGACGAGGAGGGGTTCTACCCGACGGGGGACCTGGGCTTCGTGGAGGGCGGCGAGCTGTTCATCACGGGCCGGCTCAACGACCGGATCAAGATCAACGGCCAGAGCTACTTCTCCAGCGACTTCGAGCAGGCCATCGAGCGGCTTCCGTTCATCCGCTCCGGCAGGACGGCGGTCCTCCAGGCGCAGGGGCGCGTGGTGGTGCTCGCCGAGGTGAGCCGCCCGGAGGTGCTGGAGCACCGGCCCGAGAGCCAGAAGCAGGTGGCCGCCGCCATCCTGGAGGCGGTGGGCGTCACCGTGGCGCACGAGGACGTGCTGTTCATCCGCTACGGGCAGCTGCTCAAGACGAGCAGCGGCAAGCTCCAGCGCCGGGCCCTCACCGAGGCCTTCGAGCAGGGGCGCATCCGCGTGGCCACCGCCCCGCAGCTGCGCGCGGACCTGCTGAAGCTCCGCGCTCAGCGGCTCTTCCTGGGGCCGGTGTTCGAGGTCCGCCAGCGGGGAGGAAGGCTGCTGCGCTCCGGGGCCCAGTGGCTGCGTCAGGGCAAGGCGCGCCTCGTGGCCGGGGTGTGGCCGCGCCCGCGCTCCTGA
- a CDS encoding acyl-CoA thioesterase: protein MRFDESLLTLRVRPNDLDSLGHVNNATALEYLEAGRWAWMERNALRKVSQVVALTMRVEVDYRKEIAPQEVVVHTRLEAPSEEELGDAHEVHYRVRFHQRILIDAGTRLAVEARVQAAFVHAADRSLCSLQDFLAASRVPSP from the coding sequence GTGCGCTTCGACGAGTCCCTGCTGACGCTGCGGGTGCGGCCCAATGACCTGGACAGCCTGGGCCATGTGAACAACGCCACCGCCCTGGAGTACCTGGAGGCCGGGCGGTGGGCGTGGATGGAGCGCAACGCCCTGCGCAAGGTGTCCCAGGTGGTGGCGCTCACCATGCGGGTGGAGGTGGACTACCGCAAGGAGATCGCCCCGCAGGAGGTGGTGGTGCACACCCGCCTGGAGGCCCCGTCCGAGGAGGAGCTGGGGGACGCGCACGAGGTGCACTACCGGGTGCGCTTCCACCAGCGGATCCTCATCGACGCCGGGACGCGGCTGGCGGTGGAGGCCCGGGTGCAGGCGGCCTTCGTCCACGCCGCGGACCGCTCGCTGTGCTCGCTCCAGGACTTCCTGGCCGCATCCCGTGTCCCTTCGCCCTGA
- a CDS encoding ferritin-like domain-containing protein, with product MRAVIREAEGVQAPLGEALLRMAGLVECNTVELSAPRRPAVVTDLYRAFKEEGRRLVDITWEQHRLHESRRWSATELVESVRLEQLSDKDRFVVWNAGKAEMTAKPSADRMARLADQECRRWVGKDNVVAAIIQSLGTWSRYWNEEESHHETSFTQLAMRVGFEPLSDATVIEYRKVFPDDDLLRTVTMLAFSESIASVNYGQYMRQVADPGLRALFKHVGADEVQHMQYFISFAKALVDSGAYPIKDAFAVAHFFLREEGELYGSAREHVEDRGTHINWWDHLENEAGQAAVAPEALDRKRSLILHSLRRITGVACASAQEVEDYWMDLVGC from the coding sequence TTGAGGGCGGTCATCCGGGAGGCGGAGGGGGTCCAGGCGCCGCTGGGGGAGGCCCTCTTGCGGATGGCGGGCCTGGTGGAGTGCAACACGGTGGAGCTGAGCGCTCCGCGAAGGCCCGCGGTGGTGACGGACCTGTACCGGGCCTTCAAGGAGGAGGGCCGGCGGCTGGTGGACATCACCTGGGAGCAGCACCGGCTGCACGAGTCGCGCCGCTGGAGCGCCACGGAGCTGGTGGAGTCCGTGCGCCTGGAGCAGCTCTCCGACAAGGACCGGTTCGTGGTGTGGAACGCCGGCAAGGCGGAGATGACCGCCAAGCCCAGCGCGGACCGCATGGCGCGGCTGGCCGACCAGGAGTGCCGGCGCTGGGTGGGCAAGGACAACGTGGTGGCCGCCATCATCCAGTCGCTGGGCACCTGGAGCCGCTACTGGAATGAGGAGGAGTCGCACCACGAGACGAGCTTCACGCAGCTGGCCATGCGCGTGGGCTTCGAGCCGCTGAGCGACGCGACGGTCATCGAGTACCGCAAGGTGTTCCCGGACGATGACCTGCTGCGCACGGTGACGATGCTGGCGTTCTCCGAGAGCATCGCCTCGGTCAACTACGGCCAGTACATGCGCCAGGTGGCCGACCCGGGCCTCCGGGCGCTGTTCAAGCACGTGGGGGCCGACGAGGTGCAGCACATGCAGTACTTCATCTCGTTCGCCAAGGCGCTGGTGGACAGCGGGGCCTACCCCATCAAGGACGCCTTCGCCGTGGCGCACTTCTTCCTCCGGGAGGAGGGCGAGCTGTACGGCAGCGCGCGCGAGCACGTGGAGGACCGGGGCACCCACATCAACTGGTGGGACCACCTGGAGAACGAGGCGGGCCAGGCGGCCGTGGCGCCCGAGGCGCTGGACCGCAAGCGCTCGCTCATCCTGCACTCGCTGCGGCGCATCACCGGCGTGGCCTGCGCCTCCGCCCAGGAGGTGGAGGACTACTGGATGGACCTGGTCGGGTGCTGA
- a CDS encoding CaiB/BaiF CoA transferase family protein: MDTLPLQGLKVLDLSRLLPGPYATLVLADLGATVDKVEEPQGGDYIRQMPPLRDGESALFYGLNRNKRSLALDLKSEAGREAFKRLVRGYDVLVESFRPGVMDKLGLGEAVLRAENPRLIYCAISGYGQTGPDRLKAGHDLNYAARAGVLAYGGAAGGAPAFPGVQMGDIGGGSLFALVGILAALHERERTGRGRFVDVSMTDGTMAFLHMHLAARLAMGEQGQPLQRGREALNGGYACYGLYGTQDGRWLAVGALEPKFFAGLCERLGRMDLFAEGYDTAEAGARVKAELARLFAEHPLAYWQERFAGTDLCIEPVLEGDEVWKDPQLQARGLFVEAQDAQRGRTVTHLLTPLRMGPTPLRPPPTLGQHSQQILAEAGLTPEEMLHLKIIIPVVSRDSEDVS; encoded by the coding sequence ATGGACACGCTTCCGCTGCAAGGCCTCAAGGTGTTGGACCTCTCGCGGCTGCTGCCCGGCCCGTATGCCACGCTCGTGCTGGCGGACCTGGGCGCCACCGTGGACAAGGTGGAGGAGCCCCAGGGCGGGGACTACATCCGGCAGATGCCCCCGCTGCGCGACGGCGAGAGCGCGCTCTTCTACGGGCTCAACCGCAACAAGCGCTCGCTGGCGCTGGACCTCAAGTCCGAGGCGGGGCGCGAGGCCTTCAAGCGGCTCGTGCGCGGCTATGACGTGCTGGTGGAGAGCTTCCGCCCGGGCGTGATGGACAAGCTAGGCCTGGGCGAGGCGGTGCTCCGGGCGGAGAACCCGCGCCTCATCTACTGCGCCATCTCCGGCTACGGCCAGACGGGGCCGGACCGGCTCAAGGCGGGGCATGACCTGAACTACGCGGCCCGCGCGGGCGTGCTCGCCTACGGGGGGGCGGCCGGCGGGGCCCCGGCCTTTCCCGGCGTGCAGATGGGGGACATCGGCGGCGGGAGCCTCTTCGCGCTGGTGGGCATCCTGGCGGCGCTGCACGAGCGCGAGCGCACGGGCCGGGGGCGCTTCGTGGACGTCTCCATGACGGACGGGACGATGGCCTTCCTGCACATGCACCTGGCCGCCCGGCTCGCCATGGGAGAGCAGGGCCAGCCGCTGCAGCGCGGGCGCGAGGCGCTCAACGGGGGCTACGCGTGCTACGGCCTGTACGGCACGCAGGATGGCCGCTGGCTGGCGGTGGGGGCGCTGGAGCCCAAGTTCTTCGCGGGCCTGTGTGAGCGGCTGGGGCGGATGGACCTCTTCGCCGAGGGCTACGACACGGCGGAGGCCGGCGCGCGCGTGAAGGCCGAACTGGCGCGGCTCTTCGCCGAGCACCCCCTGGCCTACTGGCAGGAGCGCTTCGCGGGCACGGACCTGTGCATCGAGCCTGTCCTGGAAGGCGATGAAGTATGGAAGGACCCGCAACTCCAGGCCCGGGGGCTCTTCGTGGAGGCCCAGGACGCGCAGCGTGGGCGAACGGTGACCCACCTGCTGACGCCCCTGCGGATGGGCCCCACGCCGCTGCGGCCTCCGCCCACCCTGGGCCAGCACTCCCAGCAAATCTTGGCGGAGGCCGGCCTCACGCCTGAAGAGATGCTGCATCTGAAAATCATTATTCCTGTTGTCTCTCGCGATTCCGAAGATGTTTCATAA
- a CDS encoding SCP2 sterol-binding domain-containing protein produces MTAQQVLETDIPTLLKQKPELGKDINAIIHFNITGGSGGTWTMDLTKDSDWVTKGTTGEPKMTITVSDEDFVKIREKKLNAQMAAMQGKLKFKPMDMGLAMKLAKLLG; encoded by the coding sequence GGCGCAGCAAGTCCTCGAGACGGACATCCCCACCCTGCTCAAGCAGAAGCCCGAGCTGGGCAAGGACATCAACGCGATCATCCACTTCAACATCACCGGGGGCAGCGGCGGGACCTGGACGATGGACCTCACCAAGGACTCGGACTGGGTGACGAAGGGCACCACCGGTGAGCCGAAGATGACCATCACCGTGAGCGACGAAGACTTCGTGAAGATCCGCGAGAAGAAGCTCAACGCGCAGATGGCCGCCATGCAGGGCAAGCTCAAGTTCAAGCCCATGGACATGGGGCTCGCCATGAAGCTGGCCAAGCTGCTCGGCTGA